Proteins encoded together in one Aurantiacibacter aquimixticola window:
- a CDS encoding toxin-activating lysine-acyltransferase — translation MQSYSAFKPSVRSQQIGQNDMTSAISGDFGDAVLVLMKSPKFQDMPLRNLQNTLLEPMDRGQLRIARGKNPEGREFPIAVLGIAKLSDKLHEDMLKEPESVALSGDDWSSGGNIWFIFADGPEEFLTPFLQQVKNDEFSGQDVWIRGRGPDGQATGTKIPE, via the coding sequence TTGCAATCCTACAGCGCGTTCAAACCATCGGTTCGATCTCAACAAATTGGGCAAAACGATATGACAAGTGCGATAAGCGGCGACTTCGGTGATGCAGTGCTGGTATTGATGAAGTCTCCTAAGTTTCAGGACATGCCGCTGCGAAATCTTCAGAACACCCTGCTCGAGCCGATGGACCGCGGCCAGCTTCGGATAGCGCGTGGGAAGAACCCGGAGGGCCGCGAGTTTCCGATCGCGGTTCTCGGGATCGCCAAGCTTTCCGACAAGCTGCACGAAGACATGTTGAAAGAACCAGAAAGCGTCGCGCTCTCCGGCGATGACTGGAGCAGCGGCGGAAACATATGGTTCATTTTCGCCGACGGCCCCGAGGAATTTCTCACGCCATTTCTTCAGCAAGTGAAAAACGACGAGTTTTCCGGACAGGATGTCTGGATTAGGGGACGCGGACCGGATGGGCAGGCGACTGGCACCAAAATTCCCGAATAG
- the mtgA gene encoding monofunctional biosynthetic peptidoglycan transglycosylase, translated as MILRFVTFLAKFILWFVIISLVLVIALRFLPVTYTATMLMDERSVTRDWEPLSRIDRNMVSAVIAAEDSKFCEHDGFDVEAIEEALEERAAGKRERGASTISQQTAKNVFLWQGGGWFRKGLEAYFTFLIENLWGKRRIMEVYLNVAETGLGTYGVEAGAQRYFGHSAARLSADEASRIAAVLPSPKTREAVNPGGFTARYGNTIEARIGVVRRDALDACVYD; from the coding sequence ATGATCCTGCGCTTCGTCACTTTCCTCGCTAAGTTCATTCTGTGGTTCGTTATCATCAGCCTGGTGCTGGTGATTGCGCTGCGCTTCCTGCCCGTCACCTATACGGCGACCATGCTGATGGACGAGCGCTCGGTGACGCGGGACTGGGAGCCGCTCAGCCGGATAGATCGCAATATGGTGAGCGCCGTCATCGCGGCGGAGGACAGCAAGTTTTGCGAGCATGACGGCTTCGATGTCGAAGCAATCGAGGAAGCGCTGGAGGAGCGCGCTGCGGGCAAGCGCGAGCGGGGCGCTTCCACCATCAGCCAGCAGACCGCGAAGAACGTCTTTCTGTGGCAAGGTGGCGGCTGGTTTCGCAAGGGGCTGGAAGCCTATTTCACGTTCCTGATCGAGAATCTGTGGGGCAAGCGGCGGATCATGGAAGTCTATCTCAACGTCGCCGAGACGGGGCTGGGTACGTATGGCGTGGAGGCCGGGGCGCAGCGCTATTTCGGCCATTCCGCCGCGCGCCTTTCCGCCGACGAGGCAAGCCGCATCGCCGCCGTGCTGCCCAGCCCGAAAACGCGCGAGGCCGTCAATCCGGGCGGCTTCACCGCGCGCTACGGAAATACGATCGAAGCGCGCATCGGTGTCGTCAGGCGCGACGCGCTCGATGCGTGCGTCTATGACTAA
- the rpoH gene encoding RNA polymerase sigma factor RpoH: MSNKRPSVPALSGEQSLNRYLSEIKKFPVLTAEQEYMLAKRYEEHEDQDAAAQLVQSHLRLVAKLAMGYRGYGLPVSDLISEGNVGLMQGVKKFEPERGFRLATYAMWWIKASIQEYILRSWSLVKMGTTAAQKKLFFNLRRMKKQLEAYEDSDLHPDDVLKIATDLGVPEQEVINMNRRMMMGGDGSLNTPMRGGEEGSGEWMDWLTDDRPLQDETVADAEEASVRREMLVEAMDALNDREKHILTERRLTENPQTLEELSQVYSVSRERIRQIEVRAFEKLQKAMKAIAGERLLPVAA, encoded by the coding sequence GTGAGTAACAAAAGACCGAGCGTTCCAGCGCTCAGCGGAGAGCAGAGCCTCAACCGCTATCTCTCGGAAATCAAGAAATTCCCCGTGCTGACGGCTGAGCAGGAATACATGCTCGCCAAGCGTTACGAGGAGCATGAAGACCAGGATGCCGCCGCGCAGCTGGTGCAGAGCCATCTGCGCCTCGTGGCGAAGCTTGCCATGGGCTATCGCGGCTACGGCCTGCCTGTTTCGGATCTCATTTCCGAAGGCAATGTCGGCCTGATGCAGGGCGTGAAGAAGTTCGAGCCCGAGCGCGGCTTCCGTCTCGCGACCTATGCCATGTGGTGGATCAAGGCGAGCATCCAGGAATATATCCTGCGCTCCTGGTCCCTCGTGAAGATGGGCACCACGGCCGCGCAGAAGAAGCTGTTCTTCAACCTCCGCCGGATGAAGAAGCAGCTGGAAGCCTATGAGGATTCCGACCTGCATCCAGACGATGTGTTGAAGATCGCAACCGATCTCGGCGTGCCCGAGCAGGAAGTGATCAACATGAATCGCCGGATGATGATGGGCGGCGACGGCTCGCTCAACACGCCGATGCGGGGTGGCGAAGAAGGCTCCGGCGAATGGATGGACTGGCTGACGGACGATCGTCCGCTGCAGGACGAAACCGTCGCCGATGCCGAGGAAGCCAGCGTGCGCCGCGAAATGCTGGTGGAAGCGATGGATGCGCTGAACGACCGCGAAAAGCACATTCTCACCGAACGGCGGCTGACCGAGAACCCGCAGACGCTGGAAGAGCTGTCGCAGGTCTATTCCGTCAGTCGCGAACGCATCCGCCAGATCGAAGTGCGCGCTTTCGAGAAGCTGCAAAAGGCGATGAAGGCGATTGCGGGAGAGCGCTTGCTGCCTGTGGCGGCGTAA